One Fusobacterium ulcerans DNA segment encodes these proteins:
- a CDS encoding proline--tRNA ligase, producing the protein MRFSKSYIKTLKETPKEAETASHKLLLRASMIKKLTSGVYTYLPLGYKALKKVENIVREEMDRAGSQEILMPVLQPAELWKESGRWDVMGPLMMKLQDRNKRDFVLGPTHEEVVTDLIRNDISSYKALPLSLYQIQTKFRDEIRPRFGLMRGREFVMKDAYSFHATAESLDEEFLNMRDTYSRIFSRCGLKFRPVEADSGAIGGSGSQEFHVLADSGEDEIIYCDSCSYAANVETAVSRVEASPVEELKNAELIDTPNVSKIDDIVQFLNIPYSKTVKAMMYRDMGNDQVYMVLMRGDYEVNETKLKNIVNAVEVALLTDEELEKHGLIKGFIGPYGIELGDIKVIADTAVTEINNHTAGGNKMDTHYINVNYGRDYKADIVADIKTVKVGETCERCGGKLHSARGIEVGHIFKLGDKYSKALNATFLDDKGESKVMLMGCYGIGVSRTLASAIEQNNDEFGIIWPTALAPYIVDVIPANVKNEEQVKVAEEIYEALLNDGIDSMIDDRDERPGFKFKDADLIGFPFKVVSGKRAGEGIVELKIRRTGETLEISKDDVVSTVRELMKKY; encoded by the coding sequence ATGAGATTTAGCAAGAGTTATATAAAAACACTTAAAGAAACTCCAAAAGAAGCGGAAACAGCAAGTCATAAACTTCTATTGAGAGCAAGCATGATAAAAAAACTTACAAGTGGAGTTTATACATACTTACCACTAGGGTATAAAGCTTTGAAAAAAGTAGAAAATATAGTAAGAGAAGAAATGGACAGAGCAGGTTCACAGGAAATATTGATGCCAGTTCTTCAGCCAGCTGAATTATGGAAAGAAAGCGGAAGATGGGACGTAATGGGGCCTCTAATGATGAAGCTTCAAGATAGAAATAAAAGAGATTTCGTATTAGGACCAACTCATGAGGAAGTTGTTACTGACTTAATAAGAAATGATATCTCATCATATAAAGCTCTTCCATTGAGTCTTTATCAAATTCAAACTAAATTCAGAGATGAGATAAGACCAAGATTTGGACTTATGAGAGGAAGAGAGTTTGTTATGAAAGATGCTTATTCTTTCCATGCAACTGCTGAATCTTTAGATGAAGAATTTTTAAATATGAGAGATACTTATTCAAGAATATTCTCAAGATGCGGACTTAAATTCAGACCAGTAGAAGCAGATTCAGGAGCAATCGGAGGAAGCGGATCTCAAGAATTTCATGTACTAGCTGATTCTGGAGAAGATGAAATTATCTATTGTGATTCTTGTTCATATGCTGCAAATGTGGAAACTGCTGTGAGCAGAGTGGAAGCGTCTCCAGTGGAAGAACTTAAAAATGCAGAATTAATAGATACTCCAAATGTTTCTAAAATAGATGATATCGTACAATTCCTTAATATTCCTTACAGCAAAACTGTAAAAGCTATGATGTATAGAGATATGGGAAATGATCAGGTATACATGGTTTTAATGAGAGGAGATTATGAAGTAAACGAAACAAAACTTAAAAATATAGTAAATGCTGTAGAAGTTGCTCTTCTTACAGATGAAGAACTTGAAAAACATGGATTGATAAAAGGATTTATTGGACCATATGGAATAGAATTAGGAGATATAAAAGTAATAGCAGACACTGCTGTAACTGAAATAAACAACCATACAGCTGGTGGAAACAAGATGGATACTCACTACATAAATGTAAATTATGGAAGAGATTACAAAGCTGACATAGTAGCAGATATTAAAACTGTAAAAGTTGGAGAAACTTGTGAAAGATGTGGAGGAAAACTTCATAGTGCAAGAGGAATAGAAGTAGGACATATCTTCAAACTTGGAGATAAATATTCTAAAGCTTTGAATGCTACTTTCCTTGATGATAAGGGAGAAAGTAAAGTAATGTTGATGGGATGTTACGGAATAGGAGTATCAAGAACTCTTGCTTCTGCAATAGAACAAAATAATGATGAATTTGGAATTATCTGGCCTACAGCTTTAGCTCCTTACATTGTTGATGTAATTCCAGCTAATGTAAAAAATGAAGAGCAAGTAAAAGTAGCAGAAGAAATATATGAAGCTCTTTTAAATGATGGAATAGATTCTATGATAGATGACAGAGATGAGAGACCTGGATTCAAATTTAAAGATGCAGATCTTATTGGATTCCCATTCAAAGTTGTTTCTGGAAAAAGAGCTGGAGAAGGAATAGTAGAACTTAAAATCAGAAGAACTGGAGAAACTCTTGAAATATCTAAAGATGATGTAGTTTCAACAGTAAGAGAACTGATGAAAAAATATTAA
- the recG gene encoding ATP-dependent DNA helicase RecG, protein MRKEEYRDMYQPIEDAEIKYFDEKNTNKLKRLGIKSLYDLFYYFPRAYDDRTNIMKIGDLRGDEYVVLKATLLTVSAPPTRSGLKMVKATATDNTGILELVWFQMPYLRKTLKIGEEYIFIGQIKRGYVYQLVNPEFKLSSNQQKLEAGEILPIYSTSKEIPQNTLRKLMKEAMKSKLYIFQENIPEEILKKYKVMDRERAMKEIHFPSNSKNLEEAKRRFAIEELLVLEMGILQKRFEMDSQNTSKYELEDKKTLVKQYLENLTFSLTKAQKKVITEIYRDLSNGRIINRLIQGDVGSGKTIVSMVLLLYMVENSYQGVLMAPTEILAVQHYLSVKDKFEKLGVRVELLTGSFKGKAKQKLLDSIKEGEVDIVIGTHALIEENVEFERLGLIIIDEQHRFGVVQRKLLRDKGVLANLVVMSATPIPRSLALSIYGDLDVSVIDELPPGRKPIKTKWIATIDETKTMYEFIGKKLSQGRQAYFVAPLIEESEKLAAKSTEELLEEVSKYLPDYRIGVLHGRMKNAEKDEVMSRFKNKELDIMVSTTVIEVGVDVPNATVMVINNAERFGLSALHQLRGRVGRGEYQSYCFLVSRTDNAVSKSRLQVMEETQDGFKIAEEDLKLRKSGEIFGTKQSGFSDLKFTDIVHDVKTIKLVKDICTDYLKENKGIIKNRYLKYDIEEKFKEN, encoded by the coding sequence ATGAGGAAAGAAGAATACAGAGATATGTATCAGCCTATAGAAGATGCTGAAATAAAGTATTTCGATGAAAAAAATACAAATAAGCTGAAAAGACTGGGAATAAAATCTTTGTATGATCTATTCTATTATTTCCCAAGAGCATATGATGACAGAACTAATATCATGAAGATAGGAGACCTTCGTGGAGATGAATATGTAGTTCTTAAAGCAACACTTCTTACAGTGAGTGCACCCCCCACTAGGTCGGGGCTGAAGATGGTCAAGGCGACAGCTACCGACAACACAGGGATATTAGAACTGGTATGGTTTCAAATGCCCTATCTCAGAAAAACTCTGAAGATAGGAGAGGAGTATATATTCATTGGTCAGATAAAAAGAGGTTATGTATATCAACTGGTAAATCCAGAATTCAAATTGAGCAGCAATCAACAAAAACTTGAGGCTGGAGAAATACTTCCTATATACAGTACAAGCAAAGAGATCCCCCAGAATACTCTTCGTAAGCTTATGAAAGAAGCTATGAAAAGTAAATTGTATATTTTTCAGGAGAATATTCCAGAAGAGATATTGAAAAAATATAAAGTAATGGACAGAGAACGTGCTATGAAAGAGATACATTTTCCAAGCAACAGCAAAAATCTTGAAGAAGCAAAGAGAAGATTTGCTATAGAGGAGCTGCTGGTACTGGAAATGGGAATACTTCAAAAAAGATTTGAAATGGACAGCCAGAATACAAGCAAGTATGAGCTGGAAGATAAGAAAACTTTAGTAAAACAGTATCTTGAAAATTTGACATTTTCTCTTACTAAAGCACAAAAAAAAGTCATAACAGAAATATACAGAGACCTTTCAAATGGAAGAATAATCAATAGACTTATACAGGGGGATGTTGGAAGTGGAAAGACAATAGTGTCCATGGTACTTCTGCTTTACATGGTAGAAAATTCATACCAAGGGGTATTGATGGCACCAACAGAAATACTTGCAGTACAGCACTATCTTTCTGTAAAGGATAAATTTGAAAAACTTGGAGTAAGAGTGGAACTTCTTACAGGAAGTTTTAAAGGGAAAGCTAAACAGAAGCTTCTGGACTCAATAAAAGAGGGAGAAGTGGATATAGTTATAGGAACTCATGCTCTTATAGAAGAGAACGTAGAATTTGAAAGACTTGGCCTGATAATAATAGATGAGCAACATAGGTTTGGAGTAGTACAGAGAAAATTACTGAGAGATAAGGGAGTTCTTGCCAATCTTGTGGTAATGAGTGCAACACCTATTCCAAGATCTCTTGCATTAAGTATATACGGAGATTTAGATGTATCAGTAATAGATGAACTTCCTCCAGGAAGAAAACCTATTAAAACTAAATGGATAGCAACAATAGATGAAACAAAAACTATGTATGAATTTATTGGGAAGAAACTTTCTCAAGGAAGACAGGCATATTTTGTTGCTCCCCTTATAGAAGAAAGTGAAAAGCTGGCAGCTAAATCTACTGAAGAACTACTTGAGGAAGTGAGCAAATATCTTCCTGATTATAGAATAGGAGTACTTCATGGAAGAATGAAGAATGCTGAAAAAGATGAAGTAATGAGCAGATTTAAAAATAAGGAACTGGACATAATGGTTTCAACTACTGTTATTGAAGTAGGAGTAGATGTGCCTAATGCTACAGTTATGGTAATAAATAATGCTGAAAGATTTGGACTTTCTGCTCTCCACCAGTTGAGAGGAAGAGTAGGAAGAGGAGAATATCAGTCATACTGTTTTTTAGTGTCTAGGACAGATAATGCCGTTTCTAAATCAAGACTTCAGGTAATGGAAGAAACACAGGATGGATTTAAAATAGCAGAGGAAGATTTGAAGCTTAGAAAATCAGGAGAGATATTTGGAACAAAACAAAGTGGATTCAGTGATCTTAAATTTACAGATATAGTTCATGATGTGAAAACTATCAAACTTGTAAAGGATATCTGTACAGATTATCTTAAAGAAAATAAAGGGATAATAAAAAATAGATATCTGAAATATGATATTGAAGAAAAATTTAAAGAAAATTAG
- a CDS encoding YebC/PmpR family DNA-binding transcriptional regulator: MSGHSKWNNIQHRKGAQDKKRAKLFTKFGRELTIAAKEGGGDPSFNPRLRLAIEKAKAGNMPKDILDRAIKKGTGELEGVEFSEIRYEGYGPAGTAFIVDVVTDNKNRSASEVRMTFTRKGGNLGTDGAVAWMFKKQGVITVKSEGIDPDEFMMAALEAGAEDVSEEDGVFEVITDYTEFQTVLENLKTAGYAYEEAEISMNPENKVEITDLETAKKVMVLYDALDDLDDVQDVYANFDIADELLDQLD; encoded by the coding sequence GTGTCAGGACATAGTAAATGGAATAACATCCAACATAGAAAAGGTGCTCAAGATAAAAAAAGAGCAAAATTATTCACTAAATTTGGAAGAGAATTAACAATAGCAGCTAAAGAGGGTGGAGGAGATCCATCTTTTAACCCTAGACTTAGACTTGCAATAGAGAAAGCAAAAGCTGGAAATATGCCTAAAGATATATTAGACAGAGCTATTAAAAAAGGAACTGGAGAATTGGAAGGTGTAGAATTCTCTGAAATCAGATATGAAGGATATGGTCCAGCAGGAACAGCTTTTATAGTTGATGTAGTTACAGACAATAAAAATAGATCAGCTTCAGAAGTGAGAATGACTTTCACTAGAAAAGGTGGAAATCTTGGAACTGATGGTGCTGTTGCATGGATGTTTAAGAAACAGGGAGTTATCACTGTAAAGTCAGAAGGAATAGATCCTGATGAATTTATGATGGCAGCTTTAGAAGCAGGAGCAGAGGATGTATCTGAAGAGGATGGAGTATTTGAAGTTATCACTGACTATACTGAATTCCAAACTGTTCTTGAAAATCTAAAAACAGCTGGATATGCTTATGAGGAAGCTGAAATTTCAATGAACCCAGAAAATAAAGTTGAGATCACTGATCTTGAAACTGCTAAAAAAGTAATGGTTCTTTATGATGCACTAGATGATCTTGATGATGTTCAAGATGTTTATGCTAACTTTGATATTGCAGATGAACTATTAGATCAATTAGATTAG
- a CDS encoding 5-formyltetrahydrofolate cyclo-ligase, with protein MEKKSIRNYIREKRESLSYSEVEETSEKITEALLKSSYFEEAETVMSYMSFKNEIDTHEINNAVLSSGKKLILPRTVGKEKMEAVEYGKGLKRGAMGIEEPIGEEYTGKIDLIIVPGVAFDKEGNRIGFGRGYYDRFLENYSDSVKISIAYDFQLVEKIEAEKHDKKVDIIFLKNNLIEAKKY; from the coding sequence ATGGAGAAGAAGAGTATTAGAAATTATATAAGAGAAAAAAGAGAATCCCTTTCATATTCAGAAGTGGAAGAAACAAGTGAAAAAATAACAGAAGCATTATTGAAGAGCAGTTATTTTGAGGAAGCTGAAACAGTAATGAGCTACATGAGCTTTAAAAATGAAATAGATACTCATGAAATAAATAATGCTGTATTGAGTTCAGGAAAAAAACTTATACTTCCAAGAACAGTAGGAAAAGAAAAAATGGAAGCTGTAGAATATGGAAAAGGTCTTAAAAGAGGAGCTATGGGAATAGAAGAACCTATTGGAGAAGAATATACTGGGAAAATAGATTTGATAATAGTTCCAGGGGTAGCTTTTGATAAAGAAGGAAACAGAATAGGATTTGGAAGAGGATATTATGACAGGTTTTTAGAAAATTATTCAGATTCTGTGAAAATATCCATAGCTTATGATTTTCAATTAGTAGAAAAAATAGAAGCTGAGAAACATGATAAGAAAGTGGACATCATTTTTTTAAAAAATAATTTGATTGAAGCTAAGAAATATTGA
- a CDS encoding uracil-DNA glycosylase has translation MMINEEVEELWETIKFEVGGLGSNYGEGADRKLLIGSGNKDASVLFIGDDPDLYQNEDLKVASGSSGEFLIKLCDIEGILPDEYYITTLAKKDCKFRDYMEDDQNELMEMLDMQIALINPEIVVALGPEAARALLKREVKIGEERGKFIQWTGGIKLLLTYDVNFVKKSRNDSGKKSKVAIEFWADLKLLKEEMSKGYGEEEY, from the coding sequence ATGATGATAAATGAAGAAGTAGAAGAACTTTGGGAGACGATAAAGTTTGAAGTTGGAGGTCTTGGAAGCAATTATGGAGAGGGAGCTGACAGAAAACTTCTTATAGGAAGTGGAAACAAAGACGCTTCTGTTCTTTTCATAGGAGATGACCCAGATCTTTATCAAAATGAAGATTTGAAAGTTGCTTCTGGTTCTAGTGGAGAATTTCTTATAAAGCTATGTGACATAGAAGGAATACTTCCAGATGAATATTACATAACTACACTTGCTAAAAAAGACTGTAAGTTCAGAGACTATATGGAAGATGATCAAAATGAATTGATGGAAATGCTGGATATGCAGATAGCTCTTATAAATCCTGAAATAGTTGTGGCTTTAGGGCCAGAAGCAGCAAGAGCTCTCCTTAAAAGAGAAGTAAAGATAGGAGAGGAAAGAGGAAAGTTTATACAATGGACTGGAGGAATAAAACTTTTACTTACTTATGATGTGAATTTTGTAAAAAAATCCAGAAATGACAGTGGTAAAAAATCAAAAGTAGCTATAGAATTCTGGGCTGATCTTAAACTTTTGAAAGAGGAGATGTCGAAAGGGTATGGAGAAGAAGAGTATTAG
- a CDS encoding MBL fold metallo-hydrolase yields the protein MKVSILGSGSSGNSIFVENDGIKLLVDAGFSCKKIEEKLKCIDRNINEIDALLITHEHTDHIQGAGIISRKYDIPIYITPESYAAGETKLGKISDKNLKLITKDFFLKDGIKVRPFDVMHDAERTIGYRLETECGKRMAISTDIGYVSNTVREYFKEVDIMVIECNYDYNMLMKCSYPWDLKARVKGRNGHLSNNDAAKFIKDMYTERLRKVYLAHISKDSNNYDIVKNTVRDELLTNNIKLDFEIAMQDKVTDVFEL from the coding sequence ATGAAAGTTTCAATTTTAGGAAGTGGAAGCAGTGGAAACTCTATTTTTGTAGAGAATGATGGTATCAAACTTTTGGTTGATGCAGGTTTCAGCTGTAAAAAAATAGAGGAAAAATTAAAATGTATAGATAGAAATATAAATGAAATAGATGCTCTGTTGATAACGCATGAACATACAGATCATATACAGGGAGCAGGAATAATATCAAGGAAATATGACATTCCAATATATATAACACCAGAAAGTTATGCTGCTGGGGAGACTAAGCTTGGGAAAATTTCTGATAAAAATCTAAAGCTTATAACAAAGGACTTTTTTCTGAAAGATGGGATAAAAGTACGTCCTTTTGATGTGATGCATGACGCAGAAAGAACTATAGGATATAGATTGGAAACTGAATGTGGTAAAAGAATGGCTATATCAACAGATATAGGGTATGTGAGCAATACAGTGAGAGAATATTTTAAAGAAGTGGATATAATGGTTATTGAATGTAATTATGACTATAATATGCTGATGAAATGCAGTTATCCATGGGATCTGAAAGCAAGGGTAAAGGGAAGAAACGGACATCTTTCTAATAATGATGCAGCTAAATTTATAAAAGATATGTATACTGAAAGATTGAGAAAAGTATATCTTGCTCATATCAGTAAAGACAGTAATAATTACGACATAGTAAAAAATACTGTAAGAGATGAACTTTTAACTAATAACATAAAACTTGATTTTGAAATAGCTATGCAGGACAAAGTAACAGATGTCTTTGAGTTGTAA
- a CDS encoding glutathione ABC transporter substrate-binding protein, which translates to MKKKIFTILMFMMIALFSFNTIYAETTVVVAQNADAKSMDPTASNDVPSHRVYLNIYDTLIERDPSMKLVPALAESWEQIDPLTLVLHLRKDVKFHNGDPLKASDVVFSLTRAKESPSLMSFFYDVDKVEAVDDNTVKITTKKPFGPLTNYLAHKGAAILNEKAVKAAGNDYGQHPVGTGPFVFDSWRSGDRVTLKANPNYFKGKPAIDTLVFRVIPEGVNRTISLETKEADIAYDIDPVDLRMVKEHSGLNLIQEPAMNINYLGFNTKKAPFDNKLVRQAIAYAVDRQSIIDAVYLGAANEANSPVSPSVFGYSKDAKKYSFNVAKAKELLAQAGYPNGFKTKIWLNDNTVRRDIAVILQDQLKQVGIDLQIEILEWGSYLDRLARGEHDMFLLGWTSSPDADSALYALFHSKNHGSSGNRTYFTNQRMDQLLDMGRESTVPEDRINYYKEAQDIVQEEVPMLVLVYPYDNVGLQKTIKGFILDAESEHRLIYVSK; encoded by the coding sequence ATGAAGAAAAAAATATTTACAATCTTAATGTTTATGATGATTGCTTTATTTAGTTTCAACACTATATATGCTGAGACAACTGTTGTAGTGGCACAAAATGCAGATGCTAAAAGTATGGATCCAACAGCATCAAATGATGTTCCATCTCACAGAGTATATCTTAATATTTATGATACTTTGATTGAAAGAGATCCAAGTATGAAACTGGTTCCAGCATTGGCAGAAAGTTGGGAGCAAATTGATCCATTGACTCTAGTACTGCATTTGAGAAAAGATGTTAAATTTCATAATGGAGATCCATTAAAGGCATCAGACGTTGTATTTAGTTTGACAAGAGCTAAAGAATCTCCAAGTCTGATGAGTTTCTTTTATGATGTAGATAAAGTGGAAGCTGTAGATGATAATACAGTTAAAATAACAACTAAAAAACCTTTTGGGCCATTAACAAATTACTTAGCTCATAAAGGTGCTGCTATTTTAAATGAAAAAGCAGTAAAAGCAGCCGGAAATGATTATGGACAACATCCAGTAGGAACAGGGCCATTTGTATTTGATTCTTGGAGATCAGGAGACAGAGTTACTTTAAAAGCAAACCCTAATTATTTCAAGGGAAAACCAGCGATAGATACATTAGTATTTAGAGTTATCCCAGAAGGGGTAAATAGAACAATATCTCTGGAGACAAAAGAAGCAGATATAGCTTATGATATAGATCCGGTGGATTTAAGAATGGTGAAAGAACATTCAGGATTAAACCTTATTCAAGAACCAGCAATGAATATTAATTATCTTGGATTTAATACTAAAAAAGCTCCTTTTGATAATAAACTTGTAAGACAGGCAATAGCATATGCTGTAGACAGACAAAGTATTATAGATGCAGTATATTTAGGAGCAGCTAATGAGGCTAACTCACCAGTATCTCCTAGCGTATTTGGATATAGCAAAGATGCAAAAAAATATTCTTTTAATGTGGCTAAGGCTAAGGAACTTTTGGCACAGGCTGGATATCCGAATGGATTTAAAACAAAAATATGGTTAAATGACAATACAGTAAGAAGAGATATAGCTGTTATACTTCAAGATCAATTAAAACAAGTAGGAATAGATCTTCAAATAGAAATATTAGAGTGGGGTTCATATCTTGACAGATTAGCAAGAGGGGAACATGATATGTTCTTGCTGGGATGGACTTCAAGTCCAGATGCTGACTCAGCTCTATATGCTTTATTCCATTCTAAAAATCATGGAAGCTCAGGAAATAGAACATATTTCACTAACCAAAGAATGGATCAGCTTCTGGATATGGGAAGAGAAAGTACAGTTCCAGAAGATAGAATCAACTATTATAAAGAAGCACAAGATATAGTTCAGGAAGAAGTTCCTATGCTTGTTCTTGTATATCCATATGATAATGTTGGATTACAAAAAACAATAAAAGGATTTATACTGGATGCTGAAAGTGAGCATCGTTTAATATATGTAAGCAAATAA
- a CDS encoding glutathione ABC transporter substrate-binding protein: MKKKLSMIFLLLVMALLSVNIYAETTVTVAQNADAKTLDPTASNDVPSHRVTLQIYDNLVDRDHGKLVPGLAESWTQVDPLTLDVKIRKNIKFHNGDPMTVGDVVFSLQKAKDAPSMMSFYSDIDKIEAIDDETVRITTKKPFGPLVNYLAHKGAGIMSEKAVKAAGDNYGQHPIGTGPFMFDSWVSADRIVLKANPDYYKGKPAIDTLVFRVIPEGVNRTIALETKEADIAYDIDPIDHDMVKHHSNLTLLQKSALTMNYLGFNTEKAPFNKKEVRQAIAYAIDMDSMIAAVYLGAASKANSPVSPEVFGYNKDTKGYDYNVAKAKELLAQAGYPNGFKAKIWTNDNGIRRDTAVILQDQLKQIGIDATIEILEWGSYLDRLIRKEHDMFLLGWTPSPDADSALYAVFHSKNHGSAGNRTYYTNARVDELLDKGRETTVEADRIESYKEAQDIIMDEVPLIPLVYPDNNVGMQKTIKGFELDPENQHNLYPVSK, from the coding sequence ATGAAAAAGAAGTTATCAATGATTTTTCTTTTATTAGTAATGGCTTTATTATCAGTAAATATTTATGCTGAAACAACTGTGACAGTTGCTCAAAATGCAGATGCAAAAACATTAGATCCTACAGCATCTAATGATGTACCTTCTCACAGAGTAACTCTTCAAATATATGATAATCTGGTAGACAGAGATCATGGAAAACTTGTTCCAGGGTTGGCAGAGAGCTGGACACAGGTAGATCCTTTAACTTTAGATGTAAAAATAAGAAAGAATATAAAATTCCACAATGGAGATCCAATGACTGTTGGAGATGTTGTATTCAGTCTTCAAAAAGCTAAAGATGCTCCAAGCATGATGAGTTTTTATTCTGATATAGATAAAATAGAAGCTATTGATGATGAAACAGTAAGAATAACAACAAAAAAACCTTTTGGACCGCTTGTAAATTATCTTGCTCATAAAGGTGCAGGAATAATGAGTGAAAAAGCAGTAAAAGCTGCTGGAGACAACTATGGACAGCATCCAATTGGAACAGGACCATTCATGTTTGATTCTTGGGTATCAGCAGACAGAATAGTTTTAAAAGCAAATCCAGATTATTACAAAGGAAAGCCTGCAATAGATACATTAGTATTCAGAGTTATACCTGAAGGAGTAAATAGAACAATAGCTCTGGAAACAAAAGAAGCAGATATTGCTTATGATATAGATCCTATTGATCATGATATGGTAAAACACCATTCAAATCTTACTCTTCTTCAAAAATCAGCTTTAACAATGAACTATTTAGGATTTAATACTGAAAAAGCTCCTTTTAACAAAAAAGAGGTAAGACAGGCAATAGCTTATGCAATAGATATGGACAGCATGATTGCAGCAGTATATTTAGGAGCAGCTTCTAAAGCAAATTCTCCAGTATCACCTGAAGTATTCGGATACAATAAAGATACTAAAGGATATGATTATAATGTAGCTAAAGCTAAAGAACTTTTGGCACAGGCTGGATATCCAAATGGATTTAAAGCAAAAATATGGACTAATGATAATGGAATCAGAAGAGATACCGCAGTTATTTTACAAGACCAATTAAAACAAATAGGAATAGATGCTACAATAGAAATTTTGGAATGGGGTTCTTACTTAGACAGATTAATAAGAAAAGAACATGATATGTTTTTATTAGGATGGACACCAAGTCCAGATGCTGACTCAGCTCTATACGCAGTTTTTCATTCTAAAAATCATGGAAGTGCTGGAAACAGAACTTATTATACAAATGCAAGAGTAGACGAGCTTCTTGATAAAGGAAGAGAGACTACTGTAGAAGCAGACAGAATAGAAAGTTATAAAGAAGCACAAGATATAATTATGGATGAGGTTCCATTAATTCCATTAGTTTATCCAGATAACAATGTTGGAATGCAGAAAACTATAAAAGGATTTGAACTTGATCCTGAAAATCAACATAATCTTTATCCAGTAAGTAAATAG
- a CDS encoding S66 family peptidase: MIKPRRLKKGDKVAIVSLSWGGLGDDNFIHKFHIAKNRLEKNFGLEVICMPHTLKGSEFIATHPELRAEDLMCAFLEKSISAVFCAIGGDDTVRTLPYIDLEVIKNNPKIFMGYSDTTINHFMMYKAGLVSFYGPSVMCEFGEYVKIFDYTEKAVKDILFSEWNQYSLLPSPEWTDDYILWEEKNIDTPHIMKKDKHGYEIINGSGIVKGHLLGGCIDVFMMANSTKIWPSLEEWKNAVLFIETSEDKPSPEFIKWTFRNLAAQGILKELKGIIVGKPQGEVFYEEYKKVIKHVIVNEEKLFNLPIFYNVNFGHAKPIGIIPYGITTELNCERKTITFLESPTI, from the coding sequence ATGATAAAGCCAAGGCGATTAAAAAAAGGAGATAAAGTTGCTATTGTCAGTCTTTCATGGGGTGGCTTAGGGGATGATAATTTCATTCACAAATTTCATATTGCCAAAAATAGATTAGAAAAGAATTTTGGACTAGAAGTTATTTGTATGCCACATACTTTAAAAGGAAGTGAATTTATAGCAACCCATCCTGAATTGAGAGCTGAGGATTTGATGTGTGCATTTCTAGAAAAATCAATTTCAGCTGTATTTTGTGCTATTGGAGGAGATGATACAGTACGTACGCTTCCATATATTGATTTAGAAGTAATAAAAAATAATCCTAAAATATTTATGGGATATTCTGACACCACAATAAACCATTTTATGATGTATAAGGCAGGGCTTGTATCATTTTATGGGCCATCTGTAATGTGTGAGTTTGGAGAATATGTAAAAATATTTGATTACACTGAGAAGGCTGTTAAGGACATATTATTTAGTGAATGGAATCAATATTCTCTTCTTCCAAGTCCTGAATGGACAGATGATTATATCTTGTGGGAAGAGAAAAATATAGATACGCCGCATATAATGAAAAAAGATAAGCATGGTTATGAAATTATAAACGGCTCTGGAATTGTAAAAGGCCATCTTTTAGGTGGATGTATTGATGTATTTATGATGGCTAATTCTACAAAAATCTGGCCATCTTTAGAAGAGTGGAAAAACGCAGTATTATTTATTGAAACAAGTGAAGATAAACCATCACCAGAATTTATCAAATGGACTTTTAGAAATCTTGCTGCACAAGGAATATTGAAAGAGCTAAAAGGTATTATTGTAGGAAAACCACAAGGTGAAGTATTCTATGAAGAATATAAAAAAGTAATTAAACATGTTATAGTAAATGAGGAAAAATTATTTAATCTCCCAATTTTTTACAATGTAAATTTTGGACATGCTAAGCCAATTGGAATAATTCCATATGGAATTACAACAGAATTAAATTGTGAAAGAAAAACAATAACTTTTTTAGAAAGCCCAACAATTTAA